A genomic stretch from Schistosoma haematobium chromosome 2, whole genome shotgun sequence includes:
- a CDS encoding hypothetical protein (EggNog:ENOG4114FD7~COG:O), which produces MEAVRVRKPKLKTDEIISRLESVIVPDDPLPVEDEVFTSSQPSVSEPNILSRNEDNAVQSIFSSGEFLAPKGSNCLYPSLDEHFATDVKENQSADHEAESFVEDTQQNKVEASAPDLPMSSSVEGGLVFDSFPPPLSSEHLRNLYINRSLDLLNETENNFLKDSDFELLTAPDSSGFNIPDDPFYLLLCKYADNWGKWLQALKRLSKVLKESSEMEVSAWKVTDHTHSVDVSVQQNLSSCHDLNNTVKLNLFQYF; this is translated from the exons ATGGAAGCTGTCAGAGTTAGAAAGCCCAAGTTGAAG ACTGATGAAATTATTTCTCGATTAGAATCAGTTATTGTACCTGACGATCCTCTTCCAGTTGAAGATGAGGTCTTTACCAGTTCTCAGCCGTCAGTTTCTGAGCCCAATATTTTATCAAGAAATGAGGATAACGCAGTTCAATCAATTTTCTCTTCTGGCGAGTTTCTGGCTCCTAAGGGCTCAAACTGTTTATACCCTTCCCTGGATGAACATTTTGCGACCGACGTAAAAGAAAATCAATCAGCTGATCATGAAGCTGAATCGTTTGTTGAAGATACTCAACAAAACAAAGTCGAAGCATCTGCACCAGACTTGCCCATGAGTTCATCTGTCGAAGGAGGTTTGGTATTTGATAGTTTCCCCCCTCCACTTAGCTCAGAACATTTGAGAAACTTGTATATAAATCGTTCACTTGATCTGTTAAAtgaaacagaaaataattttctcaAA GACTCCGATTTTGAACTCCTGACAGCCCCGGACTCAAGTGGATTCAATATTCCCGATGATCCATTTTACCTACTTCTTTGTAAATATGCCGATAATTGGGGAAAATGGTTACAGGCACTTAAACGTCTAAGCAAGGTGCTTAAAGAATCGTCTGAAATGGAAGTGTCAGCCTGGAAAGTGACGGACCACACCCACAGTGTAGACGTTAGTGTTCAACAGAATTTGTCGAGTTGTCATGATTTAAATAACACGGTTAaacttaatttatttcaatatttttag